A window from Exiguobacterium marinum DSM 16307 encodes these proteins:
- a CDS encoding MarR family winged helix-turn-helix transcriptional regulator, translating to MENLSYLLIKSSRFLKGVLDKRLQEYDLTATQFSVLNQITAHNGNITSAEVAQRLESDRPTISAIINRLERDGFVEKVQNPHDKRSAYLKLNEETLKLVDELRRVSDEVNETIFEAFTEEEVSNMKAYLVKLMKHFDDM from the coding sequence TTGGAAAATTTGTCTTATCTGTTGATTAAGTCCTCACGATTTTTAAAAGGAGTGTTAGACAAACGATTGCAAGAGTATGATTTAACAGCTACGCAGTTCTCGGTACTGAATCAAATCACGGCTCACAATGGGAACATCACGTCAGCAGAAGTCGCGCAGCGATTAGAGTCCGACCGACCGACCATCTCTGCAATCATCAATAGGCTCGAAAGGGACGGCTTCGTTGAAAAAGTGCAGAATCCACATGACAAGCGATCTGCGTACCTCAAGCTGAACGAAGAGACCTTGAAACTTGTAGACGAGCTGAGACGTGTTTCAGACGAAGTGAATGAAACGATATTTGAAGCGTTCACTGAAGAGGAAGTGTCTAACATGAAAGCGTATTTAGTCAAACTGATGAAACACTTTGACGACATGTGA
- a CDS encoding SDR family oxidoreductase has translation MGSILVTGATGNVGKYVVNYLNGRDSDVVVAGHRIQELEKSYPGMKAVRLDFEDPSTFEEALHGVDRVFLMRPPQIGDAEVFRPFVEAMKAQSVRLVSFLSLMGVERNPFPPHHKIEKMIEEASIPYAHIRPGFFMQNLTGVHAEEIRKDREIFIPAGNSKVSFIDAEDIGKAIAHVLLNPDAHQHVAYTLTGPEALDYVDIANQLTLLTGEKITYAKPSMLHYRSRYINERGLSPEYVNVTMALYLMTRLGTAKAITHTFKELTGDEPRTFFEFAKAHLHEFERKDDGDSTNDPFDLKEANV, from the coding sequence ATGGGTTCAATTCTCGTAACTGGAGCGACGGGTAATGTAGGGAAATATGTCGTCAACTATTTGAACGGTCGAGATTCGGACGTTGTGGTGGCAGGGCATCGCATACAAGAACTAGAAAAGAGCTATCCGGGGATGAAAGCGGTCAGACTGGATTTCGAGGATCCGAGCACGTTTGAAGAGGCATTACATGGCGTCGACCGCGTGTTTTTGATGCGACCGCCTCAGATTGGGGATGCCGAAGTGTTTCGACCGTTCGTTGAAGCGATGAAGGCACAATCCGTGCGTCTCGTCTCATTTTTATCGTTGATGGGGGTTGAACGAAACCCATTCCCGCCTCACCATAAAATCGAAAAAATGATTGAGGAGGCGTCGATTCCTTACGCGCACATTCGTCCAGGTTTCTTTATGCAGAACTTAACCGGTGTCCATGCCGAAGAGATTAGGAAGGATCGTGAGATATTCATTCCTGCCGGTAACAGTAAGGTGAGTTTTATCGATGCTGAAGATATCGGCAAAGCGATCGCTCATGTTCTCCTAAATCCTGACGCTCATCAACATGTAGCTTATACGTTGACGGGTCCTGAAGCACTCGATTACGTGGACATCGCCAATCAATTGACCTTATTGACTGGGGAAAAAATCACCTATGCCAAGCCGAGTATGCTTCACTACCGCTCACGCTATATCAACGAACGGGGACTTAGCCCGGAATACGTAAACGTGACGATGGCGCTTTATTTGATGACGCGCCTTGGCACGGCAAAGGCGATCACACATACGTTCAAAGAGTTGACAGGGGACGAACCACGGACGTTTTTCGAGTTCGCCAAAGCTCACCTTCATGAGTTCGAGCGAAAAGACGATGGAGATTCAACAAATGATCCATTTGACCTGAAGGAGGCGAACGTATGA
- a CDS encoding ester cyclase, with translation MNREEQIRFAAYQVMELGKMEVVPEVFATEYVAHAGERTYKGHAFIRRFSKQMKTAIPDVKVKKVEVLVQTEDTVTWQRTLSGTHQRNMMGIPASGKQVEWVDMVVSRFQNGLIVEEWVVSELMGELLVKRPKTK, from the coding sequence ATGAATCGAGAGGAACAGATTCGTTTTGCGGCGTATCAAGTGATGGAGCTCGGAAAGATGGAAGTCGTCCCCGAAGTGTTCGCTACAGAATATGTCGCGCATGCAGGGGAACGGACGTATAAAGGCCATGCATTCATTCGACGTTTCTCAAAACAGATGAAGACGGCGATTCCTGACGTCAAGGTGAAGAAGGTCGAGGTACTCGTTCAGACAGAAGACACTGTCACGTGGCAGCGCACACTTAGTGGGACACATCAACGAAACATGATGGGCATCCCTGCGAGCGGGAAACAGGTCGAATGGGTGGACATGGTCGTCTCCCGTTTTCAGAATGGATTGATTGTTGAGGAGTGGGTCGTCTCTGAACTGATGGGTGAGTTATTGGTGAAACGACCTAAAACAAAGTGA
- a CDS encoding GNAT family N-acetyltransferase — MNIQQMMEFEIGEALDKQLTELLMKSFEPLYHERSYFKQLPHLRLIACDEQQHVIGQVGLDFRVMNLNGDPIRVLGIIDLCVQEEWQGRGIGGALMERVIALGDEHRIDFLLLFADRPDLYEQIGFHKVSNTCTWLQIDDQNQTTRGIGEAPFDELMVKTVGDKQWTEGTLDLLGYLY, encoded by the coding sequence ATGAATATTCAACAGATGATGGAGTTCGAAATCGGGGAGGCACTCGACAAACAGTTGACCGAGTTGCTCATGAAGTCTTTTGAGCCACTTTATCATGAACGAAGCTACTTCAAGCAGTTGCCGCATCTTCGATTGATTGCATGTGATGAGCAACAACACGTCATCGGGCAAGTCGGTTTAGACTTTCGCGTGATGAATTTGAACGGGGACCCGATTCGAGTGCTCGGGATTATCGACTTATGCGTTCAAGAAGAATGGCAAGGACGCGGGATCGGAGGAGCGCTGATGGAACGGGTGATTGCTCTCGGTGACGAGCATCGGATCGACTTTCTCCTGTTATTCGCTGACCGACCTGACCTTTATGAGCAGATCGGGTTTCACAAGGTATCGAACACATGCACGTGGCTTCAAATCGATGACCAAAACCAGACGACTCGAGGGATTGGGGAGGCACCATTTGACGAATTGATGGTGAAGACGGTAGGAGACAAGCAATGGACGGAAGGGACACTCGACTTGCTCGGATACTTATACTAG
- a CDS encoding excalibur calcium-binding domain-containing protein, with translation MNHVLLIGLPLLVLLIVTPFLLKEFLQQPRFSSRFLIIFAVLCSVLLLASCSFEESIPVEEYEQDLLLVEEKLSSANSEKEKLQDQLDAYLSENEDLRRKLTDAKASVDERLAEAESTLRKEFEGELQRVKDEAQKQLEEEITSVRKEEQEKVAVAIAEAERQFEQQSNTSEATESNPPTSQPSENFQNCTDLKGTYPGGVSSDHPAYQPKMDRDNDGWACE, from the coding sequence ATGAATCATGTTTTATTGATAGGCTTGCCTCTACTCGTTTTACTTATTGTGACACCTTTCCTTTTGAAAGAGTTTCTTCAACAGCCGCGATTCTCTTCTCGATTCCTCATCATTTTCGCAGTCCTTTGCTCAGTCCTTCTATTAGCTTCTTGTAGTTTCGAAGAGTCGATTCCAGTTGAAGAGTACGAACAAGACTTATTGCTTGTAGAGGAGAAATTGAGTTCCGCCAACTCTGAGAAAGAAAAGTTGCAAGATCAACTAGATGCCTATCTATCTGAAAACGAAGATTTACGGCGAAAACTTACGGATGCCAAAGCATCGGTAGACGAAAGGTTGGCGGAGGCAGAATCAACATTGCGTAAGGAGTTTGAAGGTGAGTTACAACGGGTGAAAGACGAGGCACAAAAGCAACTCGAAGAGGAAATCACTTCGGTTCGAAAAGAAGAGCAAGAAAAAGTTGCGGTCGCTATCGCTGAAGCTGAGCGACAATTCGAACAACAGTCAAACACATCTGAAGCGACCGAATCGAACCCGCCAACCTCACAACCTTCTGAGAATTTCCAAAACTGCACTGACTTAAAGGGAACCTATCCTGGTGGTGTTTCTTCCGATCATCCAGCTTATCAACCAAAAATGGATCGCGACAATGACGGTTGGGCCTGTGAATAG
- a CDS encoding DUF5692 family protein, with protein MFFFESIPWHNVVMWFVVLGLLIGLNEFVRSGKRASQLLFIALPIALTPIWLFVVESEITSWFHWVKVYSALTGALIYMVIRFTNYHKKHPWYLVLVPAILAINIIEAVIREFQVGFMGFEGVVDGMYYISGGWNYVNAVAGILNVLLICGWFGIFATSGKKVDMIWPDQTKLWIIAYGIWNISYVYSCAPGNAFYSGFALNIAATIPALLWAKGTWMQNRAQTLTIWMMWVMTFPYFFAVGSTFNVSVSYNPAANWTLAIISLALNVVLAVMQVSRIVKRRLNPLKDEMWTDTEEYKQVDALRETESPNPKTA; from the coding sequence ATGTTTTTCTTTGAGTCGATTCCTTGGCATAACGTCGTCATGTGGTTCGTCGTACTTGGGCTTTTGATTGGGTTGAATGAGTTCGTCCGTTCCGGTAAACGAGCGAGTCAACTCCTATTCATCGCGCTTCCAATCGCCTTGACTCCGATTTGGCTGTTCGTCGTCGAATCAGAAATAACGTCTTGGTTCCATTGGGTGAAAGTGTATTCCGCATTGACCGGCGCACTAATTTATATGGTCATCCGCTTCACGAACTACCATAAGAAGCACCCTTGGTATTTAGTACTCGTTCCAGCCATTCTCGCTATCAATATCATCGAGGCGGTCATCCGGGAATTTCAAGTCGGATTCATGGGATTTGAAGGGGTCGTCGATGGCATGTACTATATCTCCGGTGGTTGGAACTACGTGAACGCCGTCGCCGGTATTTTGAACGTCCTCCTGATCTGTGGATGGTTCGGCATCTTTGCGACGTCCGGTAAGAAAGTGGACATGATTTGGCCGGACCAGACGAAGTTGTGGATCATCGCATACGGGATTTGGAACATCTCCTATGTTTACTCTTGCGCACCCGGCAACGCGTTCTATTCCGGATTCGCGTTGAATATCGCCGCAACGATTCCGGCCCTTCTTTGGGCGAAAGGGACGTGGATGCAAAACAGAGCCCAGACACTCACAATTTGGATGATGTGGGTCATGACGTTCCCTTACTTCTTTGCGGTCGGTAGTACGTTTAACGTCAGCGTCTCCTATAACCCGGCAGCGAACTGGACGCTCGCAATCATCAGTCTCGCTCTAAACGTCGTCCTCGCCGTCATGCAGGTGTCACGCATCGTCAAACGACGTCTCAATCCGTTGAAAGATGAGATGTGGACCGATACCGAAGAATATAAACAAGTCGATGCGTTACGAGAAACAGAATCACCTAATCCAAAGACAGCATGA
- a CDS encoding TetR/AcrR family transcriptional regulator, with product MMMNEGKLKILQAAREIIVEQGIKGTTLRGIAERAGFSTGAIYHYYTSKEAILYDVMDEGLGEVKRIETVSQDDQKEAAVIIQEIYEGMQERFQKDAESRLQFYLAHEAMIGNEDIQQKFKVKYEDWITRIEAIFVRAYGVKQGPMTRAVATWTMAGIDGMVLQTLLRTGTIEPEYTNRVLHYLLTEGFPHFFQLIRSKETDYE from the coding sequence ATGATGATGAACGAAGGGAAGTTGAAAATCTTACAAGCTGCGCGTGAAATCATTGTCGAACAGGGCATCAAAGGCACGACGCTTCGAGGAATTGCGGAGCGGGCCGGATTCAGTACGGGTGCGATCTATCATTACTACACGTCAAAAGAGGCAATCCTTTATGACGTGATGGACGAGGGCCTCGGTGAGGTCAAACGAATCGAGACCGTTTCTCAGGATGATCAGAAGGAAGCGGCGGTAATCATCCAAGAAATTTATGAAGGCATGCAGGAACGGTTTCAAAAGGATGCGGAGAGCCGACTCCAGTTTTATCTCGCTCATGAAGCGATGATTGGAAATGAAGATATTCAACAGAAGTTCAAAGTGAAGTATGAAGATTGGATCACGCGGATTGAGGCCATTTTTGTACGGGCTTACGGTGTCAAACAAGGACCGATGACCCGGGCGGTCGCCACGTGGACGATGGCCGGGATCGATGGGATGGTCCTCCAGACCCTACTTCGGACGGGAACAATTGAACCGGAATATACGAATCGTGTGCTTCATTATTTATTGACCGAAGGGTTCCCGCACTTTTTTCAACTCATTCGTTCGAAAGAAACGGATTATGAGTAA
- a CDS encoding tRNA dihydrouridine synthase, which yields MKENFWRDLPRPFFILAPMEDVTDVVFRHVVAHAGRPDVFFTEFANSDSYCHPEGKGSLRGRLTFTEDEQPMVAHIWGDNPEYFRQMSIGMAEMGYKGLDINMGCPVPNVAKRGKGSGLILRPEVAAELIQAAKAGGLPVSVKTRLGYSKLDEWRDWLTHILKQDIANLSIHLRTRSEMSKVDAHWEMIPDIVKLRDEIAPDTLITINGDILDRQMGLELVKKYGVDGVMIGRGIFKNPFAFEKEPREHSMEEHLDLLRLQLDLQDKFQEDVPRSISNLHRFFKIYVKGFPGASELRHHLMETKSTDEVRSLLDAFVEKYHEEEAALAAE from the coding sequence ATGAAAGAAAACTTTTGGCGCGACCTTCCGCGTCCGTTCTTTATACTTGCCCCGATGGAAGATGTGACCGATGTCGTCTTCCGTCATGTCGTCGCCCATGCGGGACGCCCGGACGTCTTCTTTACGGAATTCGCGAACTCGGACAGCTATTGCCATCCGGAAGGGAAAGGCAGCCTCCGTGGCCGTTTGACGTTCACCGAGGACGAGCAGCCGATGGTCGCCCACATCTGGGGAGACAATCCGGAATACTTCCGTCAAATGAGTATCGGGATGGCTGAGATGGGCTATAAAGGACTCGATATCAACATGGGTTGCCCGGTACCGAACGTCGCGAAACGCGGAAAAGGGAGCGGCCTCATTCTCCGTCCGGAAGTGGCAGCCGAACTCATTCAAGCAGCGAAAGCCGGTGGACTCCCGGTCAGCGTCAAGACGCGACTCGGCTACTCGAAGCTCGATGAGTGGCGTGACTGGTTGACGCATATCTTGAAACAAGACATCGCCAACTTGTCCATTCACTTACGGACACGCTCGGAGATGAGTAAAGTCGACGCGCACTGGGAAATGATCCCGGACATCGTGAAGCTACGAGACGAGATCGCACCGGATACGCTCATCACAATCAATGGAGACATCCTCGACCGTCAAATGGGACTCGAGCTCGTTAAGAAATACGGGGTCGATGGCGTCATGATCGGTCGCGGGATTTTCAAGAACCCGTTCGCATTCGAGAAAGAGCCACGCGAGCACTCGATGGAAGAACATCTCGATCTGTTGCGTCTGCAACTGGACCTTCAAGATAAATTCCAAGAAGACGTGCCGCGTTCGATTTCGAACTTGCACCGTTTCTTCAAAATTTATGTCAAAGGGTTCCCCGGGGCGAGCGAACTTCGCCATCACTTGATGGAAACGAAATCGACGGATGAGGTACGGTCGCTACTTGATGCCTTTGTCGAGAAATATCATGAAGAAGAGGCAGCGCTCGCTGCCGAATAA
- a CDS encoding PadR family transcriptional regulator — MTQQSSTGALTEAVYYILLSLQVPRHGYGIMQFVQELSHGRVQLAPGTLYGALSSLVERGWIEALEGTGRKKEYEITETGREALRSELRRLEELVQHGHEWTKELDT; from the coding sequence GTGACGCAACAGTCAAGTACAGGCGCATTAACCGAGGCAGTCTATTATATATTACTCTCCCTGCAAGTCCCGAGGCACGGGTACGGCATAATGCAATTTGTCCAGGAACTGAGTCATGGGCGAGTTCAGCTTGCACCCGGTACATTATATGGGGCTCTTAGTAGTTTAGTCGAAAGAGGCTGGATTGAGGCACTCGAAGGAACAGGGCGGAAGAAAGAGTATGAGATCACGGAAACTGGTCGAGAGGCACTTCGGTCAGAATTAAGACGGCTAGAAGAACTAGTGCAACACGGACATGAATGGACGAAGGAGTTGGATACATGA
- a CDS encoding DUF2812 domain-containing protein — MKTKTVYRIFVDYEKEEKWLNEMAQTGWALESFRLMRYVFKQVEPGTFTYRIELLSNLPSHPESKAYMAFLDEVGVEVVDTSYRWIFLRKRTSDGPFQLYSDFDSMIQREKRIIQLYGAVGLANFVAVVANLSNPFAQWLILLNVVVVAMLAYAVQHHTRKVRTLKGLKAIGEMKSSD; from the coding sequence ATGAAGACGAAAACGGTCTATCGCATATTTGTTGATTATGAGAAGGAAGAGAAGTGGCTCAATGAGATGGCTCAAACCGGATGGGCGCTCGAATCCTTTCGTTTGATGCGATATGTGTTCAAACAAGTTGAACCTGGGACGTTCACCTACCGAATCGAATTGTTGTCCAACTTACCTTCGCACCCCGAGTCGAAGGCGTATATGGCATTCTTAGATGAAGTTGGAGTCGAAGTGGTCGATACGTCGTATCGGTGGATCTTTTTACGAAAACGAACGAGTGACGGACCGTTCCAATTGTATTCGGATTTTGATTCGATGATTCAGCGAGAAAAACGAATCATCCAACTGTATGGCGCAGTGGGACTCGCCAACTTTGTTGCCGTGGTAGCAAACCTCTCAAATCCATTTGCACAGTGGCTTATTCTATTGAACGTAGTCGTCGTCGCGATGTTGGCCTATGCGGTCCAACATCATACTCGGAAAGTCAGGACACTAAAAGGTCTCAAAGCGATTGGAGAGATGAAGTCGTCAGATTGA
- a CDS encoding SIMPL domain-containing protein codes for MERKITVKGTGNVSSRPDLIVIHMDLVSKAPRYEDTMTEAASAVSHLQKTITRAGFDKTELKTSDFSIDTEYESYRDRDENYRSRFVGYVCKQKTKLEFSLDTSKLSNVIEQISQSRANPTLSIRFTMKDPNAIEDQLLVSAAENVLKRAELLAKGAGAELGDLLQIDYTWGEIHLFSPTNVLYSQDIVYSESRMPELEPDDIDVSDSATFVWSLK; via the coding sequence ATGGAACGGAAGATTACCGTTAAAGGGACAGGGAACGTCTCATCTCGACCGGATTTGATTGTGATTCACATGGACCTCGTCTCGAAAGCGCCACGATACGAAGATACGATGACCGAGGCAGCAAGTGCGGTGTCCCATCTTCAAAAAACCATCACGCGCGCGGGTTTTGACAAGACGGAACTCAAAACGAGTGACTTTTCTATCGATACGGAATATGAGAGCTATCGCGATCGAGATGAGAATTATCGGTCGCGGTTTGTCGGATACGTCTGTAAGCAGAAAACAAAGCTCGAATTTTCACTCGACACGTCCAAATTATCGAACGTCATCGAACAAATCAGTCAATCTCGCGCAAATCCGACACTCTCTATTCGTTTCACGATGAAAGATCCGAATGCGATCGAAGATCAGCTATTGGTGAGTGCTGCAGAGAATGTATTGAAACGAGCAGAACTTCTTGCGAAAGGAGCAGGCGCCGAACTCGGGGACTTGCTTCAAATTGACTATACGTGGGGGGAGATTCATCTGTTCTCGCCTACGAACGTCCTTTATAGCCAGGACATCGTCTATTCGGAATCACGGATGCCTGAACTTGAGCCAGATGACATTGATGTCAGTGATTCGGCGACATTCGTCTGGAGTTTGAAATGA
- a CDS encoding flavodoxin family protein, with the protein MNILIIFDSLYGHTEKIAHAMQEELSKGHEARMEHVLNIGLGDLAHIDLVVIGSPTHGGYETEDIKVFLDGISDNALRGKQTAAFDTSVVKEKQNPILGKIIDWFGHAVNRVEGEMIEKGATNVQKESFLVDGETEMLKEGELERAKAWARELVN; encoded by the coding sequence ATGAACATTTTGATTATTTTTGACTCACTATATGGTCATACAGAGAAGATTGCCCATGCGATGCAGGAAGAACTGTCAAAGGGACATGAAGCACGTATGGAACACGTATTGAATATCGGATTGGGAGATCTCGCGCACATTGATCTCGTTGTGATCGGTTCACCGACGCATGGAGGGTATGAAACCGAGGACATTAAAGTGTTTTTAGACGGAATCTCAGACAATGCCCTACGAGGGAAGCAGACGGCTGCGTTTGATACGAGTGTCGTCAAAGAAAAACAAAATCCGATTCTCGGTAAAATCATCGACTGGTTCGGTCATGCGGTAAACCGCGTCGAAGGGGAAATGATTGAAAAAGGCGCAACGAACGTTCAAAAAGAATCGTTCTTGGTTGATGGGGAGACGGAGATGTTGAAAGAAGGCGAACTCGAACGCGCGAAAGCGTGGGCGCGAGAGTTGGTGAATTAA
- a CDS encoding M14 family metallopeptidase, whose protein sequence is MSQYFSSSYEESREKFMNLLSEVKRFYPKAELLTHSIGDESIDVILGEPKRDRKTMLLMTIGEHGIEGYAGAAVTHQFVRTQLSHVRHETTGICLIHAVNPWGMKHFRRVNEHNVDLNRNYVIDRESIPYNVNREYELMRHLFVPDGVIDDYHEAREQIYSFLGSGIKLDGFKAMSGAKGMGQYQFPKGVYYGGDKDESSATFLKGIQHDLLERYGKVVHMDWHTALGPTNEVTMVISRRDGRTEEELKQAYGIDNVNVYDPDKVLGDSTNHFYYVRDTEYPDKQLVSALFEFGTFGTSTKASIREFLTIILENRLYFEGTKDPEARNGIQNEFMAMFYPDDPIWREAVLREGATAIEGCLKGESLWRDA, encoded by the coding sequence ATGAGCCAATATTTTTCATCATCCTATGAAGAATCACGAGAGAAATTTATGAATTTACTGTCTGAGGTGAAACGATTTTATCCGAAGGCAGAGCTGTTGACGCATTCGATTGGGGACGAAAGTATCGACGTCATTTTAGGGGAGCCGAAACGGGATCGTAAAACAATGCTCCTCATGACGATTGGAGAACATGGGATTGAAGGATATGCGGGTGCTGCGGTGACTCACCAATTCGTTCGGACGCAACTCTCACATGTACGACATGAGACGACCGGCATTTGTCTCATCCATGCCGTCAATCCGTGGGGAATGAAACACTTCCGGCGGGTCAATGAGCACAATGTTGACTTGAATCGAAATTACGTCATCGACCGTGAATCGATTCCGTACAACGTCAATCGTGAATATGAACTGATGCGCCATTTATTCGTTCCGGATGGGGTGATTGACGACTACCATGAAGCAAGGGAACAGATTTATTCATTCCTCGGTTCTGGAATCAAACTCGACGGATTCAAAGCGATGAGTGGGGCGAAAGGAATGGGGCAGTACCAATTCCCGAAAGGTGTCTATTATGGAGGAGATAAAGACGAGTCGTCAGCCACCTTCTTGAAAGGAATTCAACATGATTTGCTTGAACGCTACGGGAAAGTGGTGCATATGGACTGGCATACGGCACTCGGACCAACGAATGAGGTCACGATGGTCATCAGTAGGCGAGACGGACGAACTGAAGAAGAACTGAAACAGGCGTACGGTATCGACAACGTCAACGTGTATGATCCGGATAAGGTACTCGGAGACTCGACCAATCATTTTTACTATGTACGCGACACGGAATATCCGGACAAACAGCTCGTCTCGGCACTGTTTGAATTCGGTACGTTCGGGACTTCAACGAAAGCCTCCATTCGTGAATTTCTCACGATTATCTTAGAAAACCGGCTGTACTTTGAAGGGACGAAAGACCCTGAAGCACGTAACGGGATTCAAAATGAGTTCATGGCAATGTTTTATCCGGATGATCCGATCTGGCGGGAAGCCGTGTTGCGGGAAGGTGCGACAGCTATCGAAGGCTGTTTAAAAGGAGAGTCACTTTGGCGTGACGCATAG
- a CDS encoding alpha/beta fold hydrolase, whose translation MMGYITAHDGTNLYVEDVGSGEPIVFLHGWPANNNMFEYQKNALVEAGYRYIGIDFRGYGKSDAPATGYDYETMASDVHMVVYGLGLKDFTLVGFSMGGAIAVRYAADYKEDGLKKLVLAGAAAPIFTQRSDYPYGMTTDEVDALIEDTRADRPKMLGGFGEIFFEKEHSKPMQNWFHHLALVASSHGTIASAQALRDEDLRDALPKIDVETLIIHGVHDKICPFAFAEQMEQGIPNARIERFEESGHGTVLDEREKFNDTLLQFVQ comes from the coding sequence ATGATGGGATACATTACAGCACACGATGGCACGAATTTATATGTCGAAGACGTCGGTTCTGGGGAACCGATTGTTTTCTTACACGGTTGGCCAGCGAACAACAACATGTTCGAGTATCAGAAAAATGCACTCGTGGAGGCAGGATATCGCTATATCGGGATTGACTTCAGAGGATACGGGAAGTCCGATGCCCCGGCAACGGGATATGATTATGAAACGATGGCGTCGGACGTGCACATGGTTGTTTACGGACTTGGCCTGAAAGATTTCACGCTCGTCGGGTTCTCGATGGGCGGGGCGATTGCGGTCCGATATGCGGCAGATTATAAAGAGGACGGTCTCAAAAAGTTAGTATTAGCTGGAGCCGCGGCGCCAATTTTCACACAACGTTCAGACTATCCATATGGAATGACGACCGATGAAGTCGATGCCTTGATTGAGGATACTCGAGCGGACCGACCGAAGATGCTTGGAGGATTCGGGGAAATCTTCTTCGAGAAAGAACATTCGAAACCGATGCAAAACTGGTTCCACCACCTTGCGCTCGTCGCATCGAGCCATGGTACGATCGCCTCAGCACAGGCGTTACGTGACGAAGATCTACGCGATGCCCTGCCGAAGATTGATGTCGAAACGTTGATTATCCATGGGGTACATGACAAAATCTGTCCGTTCGCGTTCGCTGAACAGATGGAACAAGGCATTCCGAACGCACGAATCGAACGTTTCGAAGAGAGCGGACATGGTACCGTGCTCGACGAACGAGAGAAATTTAACGATACGCTACTACAGTTTGTTCAATAA
- a CDS encoding CBS domain-containing protein produces MNIAFFLYPKEDVKYLDPESTVRQALEKMKHHRFTSVPLVSENGFYAGTMTEGDLLWALAEQLRGEEDYEKVLRTRLKDIKQRVRYKPVSITAQIEELVDAITDQNFVPVVDDGKYFIGIIRRRDIIEYYSTKLKQLENEVR; encoded by the coding sequence ATGAACATCGCTTTCTTTTTATATCCGAAAGAAGACGTCAAATATTTGGACCCCGAATCAACGGTACGACAAGCGCTTGAAAAGATGAAACATCATCGATTCACGTCTGTCCCACTCGTTTCGGAGAACGGTTTTTATGCCGGGACGATGACAGAGGGGGATTTACTTTGGGCACTTGCAGAACAACTTCGCGGGGAAGAAGACTATGAAAAAGTGCTCCGGACACGTCTAAAAGATATCAAACAACGCGTTCGTTATAAGCCGGTCTCGATTACGGCGCAAATTGAAGAACTCGTCGATGCGATCACGGACCAAAACTTCGTGCCTGTCGTCGATGACGGAAAATATTTCATCGGCATCATCCGACGCCGTGACATCATCGAGTATTACTCGACAAAGTTGAAACAACTCGAGAATGAAGTCCGATAA